In a single window of the Bactrocera dorsalis isolate Fly_Bdor chromosome 2, ASM2337382v1, whole genome shotgun sequence genome:
- the LOC105228510 gene encoding general odorant-binding protein 84a → MINHRLLILALSLVLLGFLAGTRAHPETDATNNKLDKQQSMEMTTPTAGAANETGFDFEEVVRTCNASYTIPLEYIQQFNETAELPNITDKTGMCFLKCYMEKTGLLRDWQLNPTLIRQTMWPATGDSLPVCQNEGSRETCPCKRTYAIAKCLTLRALVDARNKPLV, encoded by the exons ATGATCAATCATCGACTGCTCATACTTGCTCTCTCACTGGTCCTACTTGGTTTTCTTGCTGGAACTAGGGCACATCCTGAAACAGATGCAACGAATAACAAATTGGATAAGCAACAGTCCATGGAGATGACCACACCGACTGCAGGTGCTGCGAACGAGACGGGTTTCGACTTTGAGGAAGTAGTGCGCACTTGTAATGCCAGTTACACAATACCGTTAG AATACATACAGCAATTCAATGAAACCGCAGAATTACCGAACATAACGGACAAAACGGGCATG TGTTTCCTGAAATGCTACATGGAGAAGACGGGCCTTTTGCGAGATTGGCAGCTGAATCCAACACTGATCCGGCAAACTATGTGGCCAGCCACTGGCGACTCCTTACCCGTCTGCCAGAATGAAGGCT CTCGTGAGACCTGTCCTTGCAAGCGCACCTATGCTATCGCTAAGTGCCTGACGTTACGCGCTCTCGTGGATGCCCGCAATAAGCCGTTGGTTTGA